In the Streptomyces sp. f51 genome, one interval contains:
- a CDS encoding serine hydrolase domain-containing protein has translation MHEGDLLIRVPTCVLSSFQAPQVSHGHDPDLFVQIGSLTKPLTATVLTALADDGVLSLDDPLERFLPAPGGTGITLRHLAEHTSGLPRLPPGINGRDPYAAFDAAALDSVVRTLDTLATAPPGTAEEYSNLGYALLGAALTAATGTPYEELLHRHVLDPLGVADVAVDPPPGRRLCRAGLFGRPRRPWTMGGAILPAGGLWATPRAAARLLTGLLVERGLGEPAPAWQKAGSLVWHNGATGGASVFAGASPQGWILVHRLSGRSAVTDKLALDTLRLFIRPGD, from the coding sequence ATCCACGAAGGAGACCTGCTGATCCGAGTCCCCACCTGTGTCCTCAGCAGCTTTCAGGCACCCCAGGTCTCCCACGGCCACGACCCCGATCTGTTCGTGCAGATCGGTTCGTTGACCAAGCCGCTCACCGCGACCGTCCTGACCGCCCTGGCCGACGACGGAGTCCTGAGCCTGGACGACCCGCTGGAGCGGTTTCTGCCGGCGCCCGGCGGCACGGGAATCACCCTGCGCCACCTCGCCGAGCACACCTCGGGCCTTCCCCGTCTGCCCCCCGGCATCAACGGGCGCGATCCCTACGCGGCCTTCGACGCCGCCGCACTGGACTCGGTCGTACGGACCCTCGACACCCTGGCCACGGCTCCCCCGGGGACGGCCGAGGAGTACTCCAACCTCGGATACGCGCTCCTGGGTGCCGCGCTGACCGCGGCCACCGGCACCCCGTACGAGGAACTGCTGCACCGCCACGTCCTCGACCCCCTCGGTGTCGCCGACGTCGCCGTCGATCCGCCGCCTGGCAGACGGCTGTGCCGCGCCGGGCTGTTCGGCCGGCCTCGTCGGCCCTGGACCATGGGCGGCGCGATTCTTCCCGCCGGCGGGCTGTGGGCGACCCCCCGGGCCGCCGCCCGCCTCCTCACCGGCCTGCTGGTCGAGCGCGGGCTGGGTGAACCGGCACCGGCCTGGCAGAAGGCGGGAAGCCTTGTGTGGCACAACGGCGCGACAGGCGGCGCGTCCGTCTTCGCGGGAGCCTCACCGCAGGGCTGGATCCTTGTCCACCGGCTGTCCGGTCGAAGCGCCGTGACGGACAAGCTGGCCCTGGACACGCTCAGACTCTTCATCAGGCCCGGTGATTGA
- a CDS encoding transposase: MDTPAFRPGEEVKVLRSRAGKAVSPVGWTGVVSGGRYVARVHLRYSFRIEPTPGQRIALARTFGCARVVFNDALAARKAAYQADRSRIATGALAKRVITDAKKTAERAWLAEVSVDALQSSLRDLDTAYANFFASVSGKRPGRRMGLPTFKSKRDSRRAVRFSRNGFRLRDNGRLNLAKIGDVRVRWSRELPSPPSSVTVLKDPSGRYFASFVVQVEPEPLAPVGAEVGIDLGLTHYAVLSDGRVIDNPRFLRRAERRLRKAQQVLSRKVKGSRNRAKARLKVARAHARVADARRNWCHQSASRLVRDNQAVYLEDLAVSGLARTRLAKSVHDAAWGMFRRVLEEKAARCGRHVGIVSRWLPSSQTCSVCWVVDGKKPLHVRIWRCEGCGTEHDRDLNASRVILAAGQAERLNAPGGPVSPGVEIPRQARLVERGTHPKAQPVTTGSQAGIPVL, encoded by the coding sequence GTGGATACCCCGGCCTTCAGGCCGGGGGAGGAAGTGAAGGTCCTGCGGAGCAGGGCGGGGAAAGCTGTTTCGCCCGTCGGGTGGACCGGGGTTGTCAGTGGCGGCCGCTACGTTGCTCGGGTGCATCTGCGGTATTCGTTCCGGATCGAGCCGACGCCGGGTCAGCGCATCGCGCTGGCTCGTACGTTCGGCTGTGCCCGGGTGGTCTTCAACGATGCGCTGGCCGCGAGGAAGGCCGCCTACCAGGCAGACAGGTCGCGGATCGCGACGGGTGCTCTGGCGAAGCGGGTGATCACCGATGCGAAGAAGACGGCCGAGCGGGCTTGGCTCGCCGAGGTGTCGGTGGACGCCTTGCAGTCCTCTCTTCGTGATCTCGATACGGCGTACGCGAACTTCTTCGCGTCGGTGTCGGGCAAGCGGCCAGGGCGCCGTATGGGACTGCCGACGTTCAAGTCGAAGAGGGACAGCCGGCGGGCGGTCCGTTTCTCCAGGAACGGGTTCCGGCTGCGGGACAACGGCCGGCTGAACCTCGCGAAGATCGGGGACGTGCGGGTCCGCTGGTCCCGGGAACTGCCGTCGCCTCCCTCCTCGGTGACTGTGCTCAAGGATCCGTCGGGGCGGTACTTCGCGAGCTTCGTCGTTCAGGTCGAGCCCGAGCCGCTCGCGCCCGTGGGTGCCGAGGTCGGCATCGACCTGGGCCTGACGCATTACGCCGTGCTGTCCGACGGGCGGGTGATCGACAATCCCCGCTTCCTGCGGCGTGCCGAGCGGAGACTGAGGAAGGCGCAGCAGGTGTTGAGCCGGAAGGTGAAGGGGTCGAGGAACCGGGCCAAGGCCCGGTTGAAGGTTGCCCGGGCGCATGCCCGGGTGGCCGATGCGCGCAGAAACTGGTGCCATCAGAGTGCTTCGAGGCTGGTCCGCGACAACCAAGCGGTCTACCTCGAAGACCTGGCGGTCTCCGGCCTGGCCCGCACTCGCCTGGCCAAGTCTGTGCACGACGCGGCATGGGGCATGTTCCGCCGGGTGCTGGAGGAGAAGGCGGCCCGCTGTGGCCGGCACGTCGGCATCGTTTCCCGCTGGCTGCCCTCCTCGCAGACGTGCTCGGTGTGCTGGGTCGTGGATGGGAAGAAGCCGCTGCACGTGCGTATCTGGCGGTGCGAGGGCTGCGGTACCGAACATGATCGTGACCTCAATGCGTCGCGTGTGATCCTCGCCGCCGGGCAGGCGGAGAGGCTAAACGCCCCTGGAGGGCCGGTCAGCCCTGGAGTGGAAATCCCACGCCAGGCACGGCTCGTTGAACGGGGAACCCATCCGAAGGCCCAGCCGGTCACCACCGGCAGCCAGGCGGGAATCCCCGTCCTTTAG
- a CDS encoding NAD(P)-binding domain-containing protein has product MSMIAVLGNGRVGGSLSAALTRAGHEVTVADRSPGAAADAARTAQIVINATPGAGSLERLLALRKELEGKILVDVSNATVDGPDGLPAGLLHPGSSLGEQLQEALPGTRVVKTLNTMLYTVMTAPGTLAQAPTAFLSGEDPGAKQVVRGLLEELGWHPEWITDLGGIRTAQATEAAVLFVPHVIRSSGFAPFAVSIAR; this is encoded by the coding sequence ATGAGCATGATCGCCGTACTCGGAAACGGCCGCGTCGGCGGCAGCCTGTCCGCGGCCCTCACCCGGGCCGGGCACGAGGTGACCGTGGCAGACCGCTCGCCGGGCGCTGCCGCCGACGCCGCCCGGACCGCGCAGATCGTCATCAACGCCACGCCGGGCGCCGGCTCCCTGGAACGACTCCTCGCTCTACGGAAGGAGTTGGAGGGCAAGATCCTCGTGGACGTCTCCAACGCCACCGTCGACGGACCCGACGGACTGCCCGCCGGCCTGCTCCACCCCGGTTCGAGCCTCGGGGAACAGCTCCAGGAAGCGCTCCCCGGCACGCGTGTCGTCAAGACGCTCAACACCATGCTCTACACGGTGATGACAGCGCCCGGCACACTCGCCCAGGCGCCCACCGCCTTCCTCTCGGGCGAGGACCCGGGAGCCAAGCAGGTCGTCCGCGGGCTCCTCGAGGAACTCGGCTGGCACCCGGAGTGGATCACGGACCTCGGCGGGATCCGGACCGCCCAAGCCACCGAGGCCGCAGTCCTGTTCGTGCCCCACGTGATCCGGTCCAGCGGATTCGCGCCCTTCGCCGTCTCGATCGCCCGCTGA
- a CDS encoding inositol monophosphatase family protein has protein sequence MSASIQSTASTTATGSVSDAELLAQTALAVGAAGSVLRERFGGVVRHRTREELMSALAANDDAALEVLRPRLTLLRPEAGWVEEELDGGALPSGEWWVVDPAEGNVNHLHGLPDWAVTATLVRDNRPVLTAVHLPLTGETYTALAGGGAHLDGRPLRVSETTDLGLSLVATSQARPDEDEAIVRRVGSSITAMLLDALVVRTSVPATLHLLNVAAGRIDAFWQFAGARADLLPGALLVTEAGGRISDAEGRPWTPESESLLAATPGVHTAAVATLSR, from the coding sequence ATGTCCGCATCGATCCAGAGCACCGCAAGCACCACGGCCACCGGTTCCGTGTCCGACGCCGAACTGCTCGCCCAGACCGCGCTCGCCGTGGGTGCGGCAGGCTCGGTGCTGCGGGAGCGGTTCGGCGGCGTGGTCCGCCACCGGACGCGCGAGGAACTGATGAGCGCGCTCGCCGCCAACGACGACGCCGCCCTCGAAGTCCTGCGCCCCCGCCTGACGCTTCTGCGCCCGGAGGCCGGCTGGGTGGAGGAAGAACTCGACGGCGGGGCACTGCCCTCCGGCGAGTGGTGGGTCGTGGATCCGGCCGAGGGCAACGTCAACCACCTGCACGGGCTGCCGGATTGGGCGGTGACCGCCACACTCGTGCGCGACAACCGGCCGGTGCTCACCGCGGTCCACCTGCCGCTGACCGGCGAGACCTACACCGCGCTCGCGGGCGGCGGCGCCCACCTCGACGGCCGGCCGCTGCGCGTCTCCGAGACCACGGACCTCGGGCTGAGCCTCGTGGCCACGAGCCAGGCCCGGCCGGACGAGGACGAAGCGATCGTGCGCCGCGTCGGCTCCTCGATCACCGCGATGCTGCTGGACGCGCTCGTGGTGCGGACGTCCGTGCCCGCGACCCTGCATCTGCTGAACGTGGCCGCCGGCCGGATCGACGCCTTCTGGCAGTTCGCCGGGGCCCGGGCGGACCTGCTGCCCGGCGCACTGCTCGTCACCGAGGCCGGCGGACGCATCTCCGACGCCGAGGGCCGGCCCTGGACACCGGAGAGCGAGAGCCTCCTGGCCGCCACGCCCGGTGTGCACACCGCCGCCGTCGCCACGCTCTCGCGCTGA
- a CDS encoding LysR family transcriptional regulator, with the protein MQLDLNLLAALDALLEEGSVTGAADRLHVTAPAMSRSLGRIRKTTGDQILVRTGRTMTPTPYAIAVREQVHDLLQQVQGVLAPSRELDLATLERTFTLRWHDSLVALGGPALLAEVRRQAPGVRLRFIAESSVDTPGLRRGEVDLEANANRPAQPEIRADQVAETRQVVVMRQGHPLARAEAVTAARYAEAEHITISRRGRFDNALDEALARLGLTRRVVATAPTERAGFEFVRESDLLVTAPESTTLSAAADLGLVLLPLPFELPPAPVYLSWHQRYDTDPAHVWLRALARTALAGPGRGRDQVTH; encoded by the coding sequence ATGCAACTGGATTTGAACCTGCTCGCCGCGCTCGACGCGCTCCTGGAGGAAGGGAGCGTGACCGGCGCGGCCGACCGCCTGCACGTGACCGCCCCGGCGATGAGCCGAAGCCTCGGCCGGATCCGGAAAACGACGGGCGATCAGATCCTGGTGCGCACCGGGCGCACCATGACCCCGACGCCGTACGCGATCGCCGTCCGGGAACAGGTCCACGACCTGCTCCAGCAGGTCCAGGGCGTGCTGGCGCCGAGCCGTGAACTCGATCTCGCGACCCTGGAGCGCACCTTCACGCTCCGCTGGCACGACTCCCTCGTCGCCCTCGGCGGCCCCGCACTCCTCGCGGAAGTACGCAGGCAGGCACCGGGCGTACGGTTGCGCTTCATCGCGGAATCGAGCGTCGACACCCCCGGGCTGCGGCGCGGTGAAGTCGACCTGGAGGCGAACGCGAACCGCCCGGCCCAGCCCGAGATCCGCGCCGACCAGGTGGCCGAGACCCGCCAGGTCGTCGTCATGCGGCAAGGGCACCCGCTCGCCCGTGCCGAAGCGGTCACCGCCGCGCGGTACGCCGAGGCCGAGCACATCACCATCTCGCGGCGCGGAAGGTTCGACAACGCGCTCGACGAGGCCCTGGCACGGCTCGGCCTCACCCGGCGCGTGGTGGCGACCGCGCCCACCGAACGGGCCGGTTTCGAGTTCGTGCGCGAGTCCGACCTCCTCGTCACGGCCCCCGAATCCACGACACTCTCGGCCGCCGCGGATCTCGGCCTGGTCCTTCTCCCCCTCCCGTTCGAACTGCCCCCGGCCCCGGTGTACTTGTCGTGGCACCAGCGCTACGACACCGACCCCGCACACGTGTGGCTACGCGCCCTGGCACGGACCGCACTGGCCGGTCCGGGGAGGGGGCGGGATCAGGTAACGCACTGA